A part of Helicobacter himalayensis genomic DNA contains:
- the rpsP gene encoding 30S ribosomal protein S16: MTVIRLTRMGRKKKPFYRIVVTDSRKKRDGGWIESLGYYNPLTQPEIVKFDKERLAYWKSVGAKMSERVAKLTK, from the coding sequence ATGACCGTAATTCGTTTAACAAGAATGGGGCGCAAGAAAAAGCCTTTTTATCGTATTGTTGTTACAGATTCTCGCAAGAAGCGCGATGGTGGCTGGATAGAATCTCTAGGTTATTACAATCCACTTACACAGCCTGAAATTGTGAAATTTGACAAAGAGCGCTTGGCATATTGGAAAAGCGTTGGTGCAAAAATGAGCGAGCGCGTAGCAAAGCTTACAAAATAA
- a CDS encoding KH domain-containing protein: protein MNNESRIEDFVEKYAKKIVTQPQCIRVQSTCTQDAQGNKLKDILVYAHPDDVGRLIGKEGKMISSLKTLISGAKAKDGQNYKITIESS, encoded by the coding sequence ATGAACAATGAAAGTAGGATAGAGGATTTTGTCGAAAAATACGCCAAAAAGATTGTAACCCAACCGCAGTGTATTAGGGTGCAGAGCACTTGCACGCAAGATGCGCAGGGCAATAAGCTAAAGGATATTTTGGTGTATGCGCATCCAGATGATGTAGGACGCTTGATAGGCAAAGAAGGCAAGATGATAAGCTCTCTTAAAACTCTCATATCTGGAGCAAAAGCAAAAGATGGGCAAAATTACAAAATCACCATTGAATCTTCCTAA
- the rimM gene encoding ribosome maturation factor RimM (Essential for efficient processing of 16S rRNA) gives MGKITKSPLNLPKQAETARIYIGKLGRSVGVNGALRVFLQTDFPQFLKQGVVLSTSHSLYPALEILEFQSAHTSNKTQSHQNTAPSTLISFKNITSKEQASQLTNTLLFSSVDSTRAVCELGEGEFFWFDIIGCKIIEEDTGLGIVSEIERIGSIDYLIIETNKNLLSADSKPKLPKRFLLPYIERYILKTHLETKSIFTQGARGILEES, from the coding sequence ATGGGCAAAATTACAAAATCACCATTGAATCTTCCTAAACAGGCAGAAACCGCGCGTATCTACATTGGCAAGCTTGGGCGCAGTGTCGGCGTAAATGGCGCATTGCGTGTTTTTTTGCAGACGGATTTTCCGCAGTTTTTAAAACAAGGCGTAGTTCTTAGCACTTCTCACTCATTGTATCCTGCACTTGAAATCTTAGAGTTTCAAAGCGCGCATACTTCTAATAAAACACAATCCCATCAAAACACAGCACCTAGCACTCTTATCAGCTTTAAAAACATCACTTCAAAAGAGCAAGCAAGCCAGCTTACAAACACTTTGCTTTTTAGCAGTGTAGATTCTACGCGTGCGGTTTGCGAGTTAGGAGAGGGTGAGTTTTTTTGGTTTGATATTATTGGGTGTAAGATTATTGAGGAAGACACAGGGCTTGGCATTGTGAGTGAGATAGAGCGCATAGGGAGCATAGATTATCTCATTATTGAGACAAACAAGAATCTTTTGAGCGCAGATTCTAAGCCAAAATTACCAAAGCGTTTTTTACTCCCCTATATTGAGCGCTACATTCTTAAAACGCACCTTGAGACAAAAAGTATTTTCACTCAAGGTGCGCGCGGGATTTTAGAAGAGAGCTAG
- the trmD gene encoding tRNA (guanosine(37)-N1)-methyltransferase TrmD, whose amino-acid sequence MKFSFLSLFPQLIAPYFTDSILKRACEKGTIEFECINLRDFTSPPHFKADFAPISGGAGQVLHLEMLALALQNFRDSHIIFLSPCGKPFNQNDSLRLSKKGHISFVCGRYEGFDERAIELFADEVFSIGDFILTGGELGALSLADSIARQVEGVLGNKDSLKGESFESYLLEAPNFAKSSPKVEKILQDSQKLQVPSEYSKGNRSRIADLKTNLATAKTKYFRPDLYITLKVQSTAYKPKSAQE is encoded by the coding sequence ATGAAATTTAGTTTTTTGAGCCTTTTTCCACAGCTCATCGCACCTTACTTTACGGATTCTATCCTTAAGCGCGCGTGTGAAAAAGGAACAATCGAGTTTGAATGCATCAACCTGCGCGATTTTACCTCGCCACCGCATTTTAAGGCAGATTTTGCGCCTATTAGCGGTGGAGCGGGGCAGGTGCTACATTTAGAAATGCTAGCTTTAGCGTTGCAGAATTTTAGAGATTCTCATATTATTTTTTTAAGCCCTTGTGGGAAGCCATTTAATCAAAACGACTCCTTGCGTCTTAGCAAAAAAGGACATATTAGCTTCGTGTGTGGGCGCTATGAGGGCTTTGATGAGCGTGCGATTGAGCTTTTTGCGGATGAGGTGTTTAGCATTGGAGATTTTATTTTGACAGGTGGCGAGCTTGGCGCGCTAAGTTTAGCCGATAGCATTGCAAGGCAGGTTGAAGGCGTGCTTGGGAATAAAGATTCTCTCAAAGGCGAAAGCTTTGAATCTTATCTTTTAGAAGCGCCAAATTTTGCTAAAAGCAGCCCAAAAGTTGAAAAAATCTTGCAAGATTCTCAAAAATTGCAAGTGCCTTCAGAGTATTCAAAGGGAAATCGTAGTAGAATCGCGGACTTAAAAACAAACCTTGCAACCGCAAAGACAAAGTATTTTCGCCCTGATTTGTATATCACATTGAAGGTGCAAAGCACTGCTTATAAGCCTAAAAGCGCGCAAGAGTAA
- the rplS gene encoding 50S ribosomal protein L19, producing the protein MRNRYIESFQKAQIGERKVPYFKAGDTIKLGIKIMEGDKSRIQNFEGVCIAIRGNGVDRTFTVRKIGANNIGVEKTFPLYSESLDSIQVLRIGRVRRAKLYYLRNRRGKAARIKEFRKDTRTNKA; encoded by the coding sequence ATGAGAAATAGATATATTGAGAGCTTTCAAAAAGCCCAAATTGGTGAGAGAAAAGTGCCATATTTTAAGGCAGGTGATACAATCAAGCTTGGTATTAAGATTATGGAAGGCGATAAAAGCAGGATTCAGAACTTTGAAGGCGTGTGTATCGCTATCCGCGGAAATGGCGTAGATAGGACTTTCACGGTGCGTAAAATTGGCGCAAATAATATCGGCGTGGAAAAAACTTTCCCACTTTATAGCGAGAGTTTAGATTCTATCCAAGTGTTAAGAATCGGGCGTGTGCGCAGAGCGAAACTTTATTATTTACGCAATAGAAGGGGTAAAGCAGCGCGTATCAAAGAATTCCGCAAGGACACAAGAACAAATAAAGCATGA
- the lpxD gene encoding UDP-3-O-(3-hydroxymyristoyl)glucosamine N-acyltransferase, with the protein MEFLESKNIAVRYFNASKDFELSALAPLEQATQTQISYIDQEKYLDSLADSRVGAVLVRPNHAKLVPAHIQGLEVANPHLAFAYLSHLFAKPEFANPHKNYTQELLESNPTLTIASNVFVGENVSIGAHTQILPGVVISDDVSIGAHCKIYPNVVIYRDTQIGDNVSIHAGSVIGSDGFGYAHTSEGKHIKIEHSGRVVIESCVEIGANNTIDRAVFGETRIKSGAIIDNLVQVGHNCVVGENTILVSQVGLAGSTTTGRNVVMGGQAGTGGHIHIGDFVQVAGRGAVGKNLPPNTKWGGHPLMELDEWMKFYVSLRRLLKQKKGEIE; encoded by the coding sequence ATAGAGTTTTTAGAATCAAAAAATATTGCAGTGCGTTATTTTAATGCGAGCAAAGACTTTGAGTTAAGCGCTTTAGCCCCGTTAGAGCAGGCTACTCAAACGCAGATTAGCTACATTGACCAAGAAAAATACCTTGATTCTCTTGCGGATTCTCGCGTTGGTGCGGTTTTGGTGCGTCCAAATCACGCAAAGCTTGTCCCAGCGCACATTCAAGGCTTAGAAGTTGCAAATCCTCATCTTGCATTTGCCTATTTAAGTCATCTTTTCGCAAAGCCAGAATTTGCAAATCCCCATAAAAACTACACCCAAGAACTTTTGGAATCTAACCCCACACTTACCATCGCGTCAAATGTTTTTGTTGGCGAAAATGTTTCTATTGGTGCGCATACGCAGATTTTGCCCGGTGTGGTGATAAGCGATGATGTTTCAATTGGCGCGCATTGCAAGATTTATCCAAATGTAGTGATTTATCGCGACACACAAATTGGTGATAATGTCTCAATCCACGCGGGCAGCGTGATAGGAAGCGATGGTTTTGGCTACGCACACACAAGTGAAGGCAAACATATCAAAATCGAGCATAGTGGGCGTGTGGTGATAGAATCTTGCGTAGAAATTGGCGCAAATAACACCATCGATCGTGCTGTGTTTGGGGAAACACGTATCAAAAGTGGCGCGATTATCGATAATCTCGTGCAGGTGGGGCATAACTGCGTGGTTGGCGAAAATACGATTTTAGTCTCACAAGTTGGCTTGGCGGGCTCCACCACCACCGGGCGTAATGTCGTTATGGGCGGACAGGCAGGCACAGGCGGGCATATACATATTGGAGATTTTGTGCAAGTGGCTGGGCGTGGGGCTGTTGGGAAAAATCTTCCGCCAAATACAAAGTGGGGCGGACACCCGCTTATGGAGCTTGATGAATGGATGAAATTTTATGTAAGCCTGCGCCGATTGCTAAAGCAAAAAAAAGGAGAAATAGAATGA
- a CDS encoding diacylglycerol kinase, with protein MNTQNAHVQNVCESKPSAPFRNAKKGKKGFKRIANAFFYSIDGVKAAWSDEVAFRQVTLLACACIPLGIFLARSWSEGILLLLPCFLALMVELINSAIENAIDFTSTQIHPLAKKAKDMGSAVQLLTLTFWALVWGWYLIERFC; from the coding sequence ATGAATACTCAAAATGCCCACGTTCAAAATGTGTGCGAAAGTAAGCCCTCCGCGCCTTTTCGTAATGCAAAAAAAGGCAAAAAAGGTTTTAAGCGCATCGCGAATGCGTTTTTTTATTCTATTGATGGTGTGAAAGCCGCGTGGAGCGATGAAGTGGCGTTTCGTCAAGTAACATTACTTGCCTGCGCTTGTATCCCACTTGGCATTTTTTTGGCGCGCAGTTGGAGTGAGGGAATTTTGCTTCTACTGCCTTGCTTTTTAGCGCTTATGGTGGAGCTTATTAATTCCGCTATTGAAAACGCCATTGATTTCACAAGCACGCAAATCCACCCTCTAGCAAAGAAAGCAAAAGATATGGGAAGTGCCGTGCAACTGCTCACGCTCACATTTTGGGCACTCGTGTGGGGGTGGTATTTGATTGAGCGCTTTTGCTGA
- a CDS encoding YceI family protein gives MRVVSFVAALALAGSLSAATFQVDVSHSSVGFEVKHLMVSKVKGDFKNFSGEVEFDGKKLTKLEGQVKIADINTNNDARDKHLNAPDFFDAKKFPTATFKMTKLEKNKLYADITIRGVTKNIAFDVDVSGPVKHPKTGKDLISISLKGALNRKDFKVGESTGDSSVSELVGINIEIEATEK, from the coding sequence ATGAGAGTAGTTTCATTTGTAGCGGCATTGGCTTTGGCTGGGAGTTTGAGCGCGGCGACTTTTCAAGTTGATGTCTCGCATTCATCAGTTGGATTTGAAGTAAAACATCTTATGGTGAGCAAGGTAAAAGGGGATTTTAAGAATTTTAGCGGTGAAGTAGAATTCGATGGCAAAAAGCTTACAAAACTCGAAGGACAAGTAAAAATCGCTGATATTAATACAAACAATGACGCAAGGGATAAGCATTTGAATGCACCAGATTTTTTTGATGCGAAAAAATTCCCAACAGCGACTTTCAAAATGACGAAACTTGAAAAAAACAAACTTTACGCAGATATTACAATACGTGGTGTAACGAAAAATATCGCGTTTGATGTAGATGTGAGCGGTCCTGTGAAACATCCAAAAACCGGCAAAGATTTGATTTCTATCTCTTTGAAAGGTGCGCTTAATCGTAAGGATTTCAAAGTGGGTGAAAGCACAGGCGATTCAAGTGTGAGCGAGCTTGTAGGCATTAATATCGAAATCGAAGCCACTGAAAAATAA
- a CDS encoding glycosyltransferase, whose amino-acid sequence MQNDTKNSLNSLNSLESTHTIHISPHIDYIIFLDSDDYWEKECVEECVRAAQKYHLDILQFDSKNYIDMPVALTATPTWLESQHFEKEQIFSQEDLFAYLLKAEGFIDIVVWKLFINFDFFLQNKELFINVMPGEDCIFTLSMLEKASRICLTPKKLYNYRFRSDSTMKSLAKGTFEGISPKIARDSKTFRNPILAKRYHFATQYLILSLAFFDLLEDRKKSLATLYIKKFCFTRISPVAIDLLSLPKDPKNCIPNLQTFIPYLNEMSFGKLDFLKRFVLKKPQYIFLTRLLGFIKDKLRDLRGATP is encoded by the coding sequence TTGCAAAATGACACCAAAAACTCTCTAAACTCTCTAAACTCTTTAGAATCCACACATACCATTCATATTTCTCCACATATTGATTACATTATCTTTTTGGATTCTGATGATTATTGGGAAAAGGAATGTGTAGAGGAGTGTGTGAGAGCTGCACAAAAATATCATCTTGATATTTTGCAGTTCGATTCAAAAAATTATATTGATATGCCAGTAGCGCTTACAGCAACTCCAACTTGGTTAGAATCTCAGCATTTTGAGAAGGAACAGATATTTTCACAAGAAGATTTATTTGCCTATTTGCTTAAGGCAGAAGGGTTTATTGATATTGTTGTCTGGAAGCTTTTTATAAATTTCGATTTCTTTTTACAAAATAAGGAATTATTTATAAATGTGATGCCCGGAGAAGATTGCATTTTTACGCTCAGTATGCTTGAAAAAGCCAGTCGCATTTGTTTGACACCTAAAAAATTATACAACTATAGATTTCGTAGTGATAGCACAATGAAATCCCTTGCCAAAGGCACATTTGAGGGTATTTCACCAAAAATAGCAAGAGATTCAAAAACTTTCAGAAACCCCATATTGGCTAAACGCTATCACTTTGCTACACAATATTTAATTTTAAGTCTTGCATTTTTTGATCTTTTAGAAGATAGAAAAAAGTCTTTAGCAACCTTATATATAAAAAAATTTTGTTTCACTCGCATTTCACCTGTTGCCATAGATCTTTTATCTCTGCCAAAAGATCCTAAAAATTGTATTCCAAATTTACAGACTTTTATCCCTTATCTCAATGAAATGAGTTTTGGAAAATTAGATTTTTTGAAACGCTTCGTTCTTAAGAAACCACAATATATATTTTTAACACGTCTTTTAGGATTTATAAAAGACAAATTGAGAGATTTAAGAGGTGCTACACCTTAA
- a CDS encoding ribose-phosphate pyrophosphokinase translates to MRSYKIFCGSAHPDFGAEISKYLDIVLSNASVTRFSDGEINVQIKESVRGKDIFIIQPTCAPTNDNLMELLIMTDALKRSAANSINAVVPYFGYARQDRKAAPRVPISAKLVANLIQNAGINRLITMDLHAGQIQGFFDIPVDNLYGSIVFRDYIKAKHFGNPIVASPDIGGVSRARYFADKLGLDLVIVDKKRERANESEVMNIIGDVSGKDVILVDDMIDTAGTMCKAADVLKSRGAKSVMAIGTHPVLSGPAFERIENSALDEIVVTNSIPLRTQSKKIKVLSVVPLFAEVIRRIHHSESVNSLFI, encoded by the coding sequence ATGCGAAGTTATAAGATTTTTTGTGGCTCTGCGCACCCAGATTTTGGTGCTGAAATTAGCAAATACCTTGATATTGTGCTTTCAAATGCGAGCGTAACGCGCTTTAGCGATGGTGAGATAAATGTGCAGATTAAAGAATCTGTGCGTGGTAAAGATATATTTATTATCCAGCCCACCTGCGCGCCGACAAATGACAATCTTATGGAGCTACTCATTATGACAGATGCGCTCAAACGCAGTGCGGCAAATAGCATTAATGCGGTAGTGCCATACTTTGGCTATGCGCGTCAAGATAGGAAAGCCGCCCCGCGCGTACCAATCAGCGCAAAACTCGTGGCAAACCTTATCCAAAATGCTGGGATAAATCGCCTTATTACGATGGATTTGCACGCAGGGCAGATTCAGGGATTTTTTGATATTCCTGTGGATAATTTGTATGGCTCGATTGTATTTAGGGATTATATCAAGGCGAAACATTTCGGCAATCCAATCGTTGCAAGCCCCGATATCGGGGGAGTTTCACGTGCGCGCTATTTTGCGGATAAGCTGGGACTTGATTTGGTGATTGTGGATAAAAAGCGTGAGCGCGCAAATGAAAGTGAAGTGATGAATATCATCGGCGATGTGAGTGGGAAAGATGTGATTTTAGTCGATGATATGATAGATACCGCCGGCACAATGTGTAAGGCAGCAGATGTCTTAAAATCGCGCGGGGCAAAGAGTGTTATGGCGATTGGCACGCATCCAGTGTTGAGTGGTCCAGCATTTGAGCGCATAGAAAATAGCGCGCTTGATGAAATCGTGGTAACAAACTCGATTCCCTTGCGCACGCAAAGCAAGAAAATAAAGGTGCTTAGTGTCGTCCCACTTTTTGCGGAAGTTATTCGCAGGATTCACCATAGTGAAAGCGTGAATTCTTTGTTTATCTAA
- the der gene encoding ribosome biogenesis GTPase Der: MKTIAILGKPNVGKSSLFNRLCKEQSAITSDFSGTTRDIKKGVCVVNNTPLTLLDSGGIDANQNAELESNKKALKYAQKRAELFKQVSEASLKAGADSDLVLYVVDGRAEINEEDTRIIRGLQKKVRVFLVLNKIDNDKLKLEAWKFSALGIKEMFFISVAHNRGISTLQDSIARALDLQSQDAHTQNLAILQNQNTSQDVSIEEFIANSAHNQDENQEIHIGIIGRVNVGKSSLLNALLGQNRSIVSEIAGTTIDPVDESTEFESKTLRFIDTAGIRRAGKIEGIEKYALDRTNKALSKSHIALLVLDCSQPFVELDEKITSLVPKHNLGIIIVLNKWDIARADFKSIKQEIKYKFKFLDYAPMVCVSAKDKRNINALKKKILEVWRNFNYRIPTAKLNDIISNATTKHHLPSDRGKIVKIYYVTQFGICPPQISLVMNRPNALHFSYKRYLINTLREECDFSGVPIIIEARKKSSQRDEDFADSSADLE, translated from the coding sequence ATGAAAACCATCGCGATTTTAGGCAAGCCAAATGTCGGCAAAAGCTCGCTTTTCAATCGCTTATGCAAGGAGCAAAGCGCGATTACATCGGATTTTAGCGGGACTACAAGAGACATCAAAAAAGGTGTGTGTGTGGTAAATAACACACCGCTTACTTTGTTAGATTCTGGTGGGATTGATGCAAACCAAAATGCCGAGTTAGAATCCAATAAAAAAGCGCTTAAATACGCGCAAAAACGCGCCGAGCTTTTTAAGCAAGTGAGTGAAGCAAGCCTTAAGGCAGGGGCAGATTCTGACTTGGTGCTGTATGTCGTTGATGGGCGCGCGGAGATTAATGAGGAGGATACACGCATTATTCGGGGCTTACAAAAAAAGGTGCGTGTGTTTTTGGTGCTCAACAAAATCGATAATGACAAACTCAAGCTTGAAGCGTGGAAATTTAGCGCGCTTGGGATTAAGGAGATGTTTTTCATTTCTGTGGCGCATAATCGTGGCATTAGCACATTGCAGGATTCTATCGCACGCGCGCTTGATTTACAAAGCCAAGATGCGCACACACAGAATCTAGCGATTTTGCAAAATCAAAACACAAGCCAAGATGTAAGTATCGAAGAATTTATAGCAAATTCCGCACACAATCAAGATGAAAATCAAGAAATCCATATTGGAATCATCGGACGCGTCAATGTCGGCAAAAGCTCGCTGCTAAACGCGCTTTTAGGACAAAATCGAAGCATTGTAAGCGAGATTGCTGGCACGACAATTGACCCTGTTGATGAAAGCACAGAGTTTGAAAGCAAGACTTTGCGCTTTATTGATACAGCTGGGATTAGGCGCGCTGGCAAGATTGAGGGCATTGAAAAATACGCGCTTGATAGGACAAATAAGGCGCTTTCAAAATCCCATATCGCGCTTTTGGTGCTGGATTGCTCGCAACCTTTTGTCGAGCTTGATGAAAAAATTACCTCTCTTGTACCAAAGCATAATCTTGGCATTATCATCGTGCTTAATAAATGGGACATCGCGCGCGCGGATTTTAAGAGCATAAAACAGGAGATTAAATACAAGTTCAAATTCCTTGATTACGCGCCTATGGTGTGTGTGAGTGCCAAGGATAAGCGCAATATCAATGCGCTGAAAAAAAAGATTCTAGAAGTTTGGAGAAATTTTAATTACAGAATCCCAACCGCAAAGCTCAATGATATTATCTCAAATGCCACCACCAAGCACCATTTGCCAAGCGATAGAGGCAAGATTGTTAAAATCTATTACGTCACGCAGTTTGGAATCTGCCCGCCACAAATTAGCCTTGTGATGAATCGCCCAAATGCCCTGCATTTCAGCTATAAGCGCTATTTGATAAATACATTGCGCGAGGAATGCGATTTTAGTGGCGTCCCAATTATCATTGAAGCAAGGAAAAAATCAAGTCAAAGGGATGAGGATTTTGCGGATAGCTCTGCGGATTTAGAGTGA